The nucleotide sequence TCCATGGAAGCACAAACTGTGGAAATCTTATTGTCAACTCCTTCATTAGCTGCATTTTCCATCAGTTTATCCAGAAATGGCTGGTAAATGTCAGTTGCAGTGATATGGCAGTCGTTGCAGATCTTCGCAAGATGTATTGTCTGCATACCCACACCACAACCAATTTCAAGGATCTTACTGCCTGCAGGAAGGGAAGAAATCAGATTAAAAGCTTTTTCAGTACACTCATTACTACCCGGACCCTGTCTGGGTAATCCATCAAATATTTCAAAAATTGGCGATTCCATTTTTGCACCTATACTCATCATTTATTTTGCTTGATATGGATATGTAATAAAGTCAATATGACCTTTTGACAATTATAATTTTATATGTCCAAGCAGTGATTCTTAATATCACGCAGAATATATAGCAATTTTACTTTACAATAAACTCAGAAGTAGTGAAAAAATGGATAAAAAGTTACTTGCAAACATCGGTTTAAACAAATATGAGAGCTCTGTTTACTGTACGCTTTTGAAAAAAAGAGAGCTGGAAGCAAGCAAATTGTCGCAGTTATCACGAGTTCCCATTGGAAAGATCTATGAGATTTTGAAGGATTTGAACAAGTATGGCCTTGTGGAGATCCAACCTTCAAGGCCACGAAAATACAGGGCTGTTGATCCGAAAATTGCTTTTGAACTCATGTACAAAAGAAGAGAAGAAGAAGCACTCAATGAGCTCAAACTACTCAAGGAAACATTTGCTGAAATTGAACGGCAACTTTCCAATGGCGATTCTCCAAAGCATGTTGAAACAATATTCTGGCCCGACGAGTTCCATGATAATGAACTAAAAGAGATGGTGAATTCATTTTTTGAGGATATTGAGCATGACATATGTGTTGTTACTCCCCTTAAGTATAAGCCAGGAGTATCAGAACAATATGATGATTCAATATCAATATTCAGCAAAGCTTACTTAAATTTGGCACAACGTGGCATTCATGTTAAAATTCTAGATTCCTACTCTCAACTGTTGCCGTCAATAAAAGAACTTATTAATTCAATAGAAGATGAATCAGTCAAAAGTAATTTTCAGAAATTCATGGAAATAAGAATTTTGGAAACAAAGCATGATTTTGTAATCTTTGATTCAAAGACTATCTTTCTTGATATTGAAGATCAGATTAATATGGGTACTAGTCTCGGTATGACGCAAATTCATGATGAGTCATATACAAAGCGTTTCAAGGCTAAATTCGACGACCTCTGGGCTAAGGGGAAGCGATTCAATTTCACATAAACTGGTCTAGGTTATGAGTTTCTTATTGATGCCTGCTAGTTTGTAACCTCATTGAATTGTTGCATAATAATTTTTGAATAAATTGCAATTTAATTAATGGCCAAATAATTTTCTAAGAGTTCGGTTTTTCAGCCTTACCTATATCCCCGACTTGCTATGCGGAGGGAGAGATTCGAACCTTCTCGTTTTTGTTTAGAATAGTACACCAAGCCTTAAGAATCGGGGTATGTTTTAACCAAAGAGCTTAAACTGCAAAATGGGCTGGAATTAAATTAAGAAAGATCTGAGATCAAATCAAAATCGACAAAAGAAAAAAGAAGCCCGTATGCGACAAACGCATACGAGTAATTAATTTTAGTTCTTATCAACGAACTTCCTGAACAGGCGTGCCTGGAATCCGTGGTATTTTGCAAATCCTTCGGCGTCCTTCTGGTCAATGCTTGTTCCATCAAAGGATACAAGTTCTTCTGAATAAAGTGCAGCCGGGGATGTCCTTGCAAGAATTGTGAGGCTTCCCTTGTACAGTTTCATGGTAACAGTACCGTTGACACGTACCTGTGTCTTGTCAATGAACGCATTCAGGTCATCGTAGAGTGGTTCGTCCACAAGACCGTAGTATGCAAGCTCAGACCACTGTTCATCTACCATTGCCTTGAACTTGAGTTCAGAGCGGGTGAGTACCAGTTTTTCAAGGTCCTTGTGTGCTGCAAGGAGTACGGTTGCTGCAGGGTGCTCGTAGTTCTCACGTGCTTTGAGTCCGAGGACACGGTCTTCGATCATGTCAGTACGTCCGACACCGTGGGTGCCTGCAATGACGTTCATCTTCTCAATGAGCTCAACACCGTCCATCTTCTCACCATCAAGTGATACCGGCACACCGTTCTCGAAACCGATCACGATGGTCTGTGCATCAGGTGCATCTTCAGGTGAAGCTGTCCACTTGTAGATCTCCTCAGGTGGGATGTATCCGGGGTCTTCGAGCTTTCCGCCTTCAATGCTTCTGCTCCAGATGTTCTCGTCAACGCTCCATGGTTTTGCAGTTGTGACACCTACTGGGATGCCATGTTCTTTTGCGTATTCGATCTCCCATTCACGGGTCAGGTTCATCTCTCTCATAGGTGCGATAACATCCATATCAGTGAGCCTGAAAACAGCCTCGAAACGAAGCTGGTCGTTTCCTTTGCCTGTACAACCGTGAGCAAGTGCAACAGCACCTTCCTGCTCTGCGATCTCGACGACCTTCTTGGCGATAAGCGGGCGTGCAATGGATGTTCCCATTACATAGCCTTCGTAGTCACCATTGGCTCTGATAAGAGGGAAGATGTAATCGTTCACGAACTCCTCGCGAACATCAAGGGTGAAATGAAGGTCACTGATCTTCTTTGCCTTCTCTTCTGCCTGTGCGACATCTTCCTTTGGCTGTCCCACATCGACTGCTACGGTTATGACCTCGTCGTATCCGTATTCTTCTTTGAGGAGAGGGATACAGATAGATGTGTCCAGTCCTCCGGAATAAGCAAGTACTACTTTCTTTGACATGTTAATTCGCTTCCTTAATTGATAATTAGTTCCTGACGATCTCTTTGTGATATTCATTGATGGACTTGATGGCAAGGTCTCCTTCCTTCATTGAGACAATAGCATCAGCCGCAGCTTTTGCAGACTGGATCGTGGTGATATACGGCACCTTGAAGTCCACTGCTGCACGGCGGATAGTGTATCCGTCCTTTCGTGACTGCCTTCCTGTTGGCGTGTTCACAATGAGTGCGACCTCATCCCTGCGCATCATATCGATGACATTAGGGCTGCCTTCATGCACTTTCATCACCGCTTCCATATTGATGCCTTTCTCGGCCAAAAAGTTCACAGTACCTTTGGTACCGATGAGCTTAAGCCCTGCATCCTGCATCTTGCGGGCGGTTTCAACAAAAGCTTCCTTGTCGTTCTGTCTGATGGACATGAAAACGTAACCGCTAAGTGGCAGTATATTGTCTGCACTGATCTGTGCCTTGAAGAAAGCACGTCCGAAATCATAGTCAACTCCCATGACCTCTCCGGTACTCTTCATTTCAGGGCTGAGCACAGGGTCTGCACCTGGCAATTTGTCGAATGGAAGTAATACTTCCTTGACGGAGTAATGCTTTACAGCTGTCTCATCAAGTTCTGTATAACCAAGGTCTTCAAGTGTATGTCCGATTATGACCTGGGCAGCTATTTTGGCAAGTGGAACTCCTACAGCTTTTGATACGAATGGGATCGTTCGGCTGGAACGTGGGTTTGCTTCAAGCACATAGACCTTGCCATTCTGCTCTGCCATCTGTATGTTGATAAGTCCCTTAACATTGAGCACAAGTGCGATCTTGCGGGTATAATCACGTACTGTGGCAAGTGTTTCTTCGGAGAGTGAGTATGGCGGGATCACGCATGCAGAGTCGCCGGAGTGTACGCCTGCTTCTTCGATGTGTTCCATGATAGCACCGATAAGCACGTCCTTGCCGTCACAGACAGCATCCACATCGATCTCGATCGCGCCTTCAAGGAAGTCATCGATAAGTATCGGGTGTTCAGGGGATACACGTACTGCTTCTCTCATATAGCGTTCAAGGTCTGACTGCTCATAGACGATCTCCATTGCACGTCCACCGAGAACGTATGATGGCCTGACAAGCACAGGATATCCGATGCGTGTTGCGATCTCAATAGCATCTTCCTGGGATGTTGCATAACCTGCTTCCGGCTGTGCAACGTCAATCTCGCTCATCATCAGGTTGAACTTCTCCCTGTCCTCTGCCATGTCGATGTCTTCCGGAGATGTTCCGAGAATTATCGTATCGATGTCGTCACGACGATCGAGCTCTTTCTGGAGTGGTAATGCAAGGTTGACAGATGTCTGTCCACCGAACTGGACAAGCACTCCGTATGGTTTCTCACGGTCGATAACGTTCATGACGTCCTCGAGTGTCAGAGGCTCAAAGAACAGCTTATCGGATGTATCGTAGTCAGTTGATACCGTCTCAGGGTTATTGTTGATGATATGTGCCTCAAGACCTTCATCACGGATAGCTGTGACAGCGTGGACAGTACAGTAGTCGAACTCGATACCCTGACCAATTCGTATCGGACCTGCACCAAGGATCAGGATCTTCTTCCTGTCGGTTGGCTGGTCTTCGCACATGGTCTCGTAGCATGAATAATAGTAAGGAGTCTCTGCAGCGAACTCTGCAGCACAGGTATCTACCATCTTGTAGGTAGCACTGATGTTCTCACGGCGAAGGTCATTGATCTCCTCGCGGCTCTTGCCTGTGAGTTCTGCGATCCTGTCATCGGTGAATCCCATCTGCTTGGCAGACCTGAGCATCTCAATGTCCGGCTCACCTGCGAAAAGCCTGTTCCCAAGTTCTTTCTCCATCTCGACGATGTTGTTGATCTTTGTTACGAAGAATATATCATAACCTGAGAGTTCCGAGACCTCTTCAACGCTCATACCATTCTTCAATGCATCGAAGATAACGAAAAGCCTCTCACTGGTAGGTGTTTTTAGCAGGGTTTTGGTTTCTGCCTGATCCCATGTCTTGCTTCCGAACTTCATTCCGATATCAAGGGAACGGACTGCTTTCTGGAGTGATTCCTCGATGGTGCGTCCGATGGACATGACCTCACCGGTACTCTTCATAGCGGTTGTCAATGTCTTGTCCGCGGTCACGAACTTGTCGAAAGGCCACCTTGGGATCTTTGTAACTACGTAGTCAATGGTAGGCTCAAAGGATGCAGGTGTCTTCTTTGTGACATCGTTGAGGATCTGGTCCAGTGTCATGCCGATAGCGATCTTAGCCGTTACCCTGGCGATCGGGTAACCTGTTGCCTTTGATGCAAGGGCTGATGATCTTGAAACACGCGGGTTGACCTCTACGATCCTGTATTCACCGTCTTTTGCAGCGAACTGGATGTTACATCCACCTTCAATTCCTAAAGCACGGATGATCTTGATAGCTGCTGTCCTCAGCATCTGGTGTTCGATATCGTTCAGTGTCTGGGATGGTGTTACAACAATGGATTCACCGGTGTGAACTCCCATTGGATCAAGATTCTCCATGTTACAGATAACGATACATGTATCATTGGAGTCACGCATGACCTCGTATTCGAACTCTTTCCAGCCAAGTACGCTCTCTTCGATAAGCACTTGATTGATCCTGCTGCGGCGCAGTCCTCTTTCACTGATCTCGAGAAGCTGTTCTCTTGTGTATGCGATACCGCCACCGGCACCACCAAGGGTGTATGCGGGACGAATGATAAGTGGAAGTCCGAGCTCTTCAATGAGCGCTTCAGCTTCTTTCAGTGTGGAAACTGCCACACTTCTCGGGACCTTTTCCCCAATCTCTTCCATCTTCTTCTTGAAAAGCTCACGGTCCTCGGTGTTCTTGATGGCCTCAAGGGATGTTCCAAGCAGTTCGACATTGAACTTTTCGAAAACTCCCAGATCAGCAAGCTCACTTGTAAGGTTTAGTCCGGTCTGACCACCAATACCTGCAATGATACCGTCGGGGCGTTCCTTCTCGATTATCTTTGCGATTATCTTTGCTTCAAGGGGTTCAATGTAAACAGCATCTGCCATCTCCGGATCTGTCATTATGGTTGCCGGATTGGAGTTTACAAGGACTACTTCATATCCTTCTTCTCTTAATGACCTGCAAGCCTGGCTTCCTGAGAAATCGAATTCTGCTCCCTGTCCGATCATGATCGGTCCGGAGCCTATCAGCAGGATCTTTTTAATATCTGTTCGTTTTGCCATTATATCCTGCCTCCCATAGCTTTCATGACCTTTCCAAAGAATATTTTCTCCGTGTCCCTTGGTCCGGCATGTGCTTCCGGATGGTACTGGACACTGAAGATGTCAAGATCGTTGTGTTCGATACCCTCTACTGTATTATCATTAGTGTTGATCTGTGTAACAGTCACATCTGTATCATCGAATGAGTCACCTTCAACAGCAAATCCGTGATTCTGTGATGTTATGTGGACAATTCCGGATTCCAGATCCTTTACCGGCTGGTTTGCTCCGCGGTGTCCGAATTTGAGCTTGTATGTATCTGCTCCAAGTGCTCTTGAGATGACCTGGTGTCCAAGGCAGATACCTGATATTGGCATTGTTCCTGCCAGATCCTTGACAACATCAATAGCATTCTGTGCATTCTGTGGATCTCCCGGCCCATTGGAAAGGAAAAGCAGATCAGGGTTGTAATCCTCGATCACAGAAGTAGGTGTGTTGGCAGGCACTACTGTAACATCTACGCCTCTTCTCAGAAGACTTAAAGAGATGTTCTTTTTCATACCAAGATCAAAGAGCACAACGTGTTTTTTGTCAGCGGTCTTTACCTGACTTTCTATTGTGTATGGCTCTTTGCAGGTGACCCTGGAAATAAGGTCAAGGGTTGAGATGTCGGGCTGTTCCCTTGCCAGCCTGACAGCTTCTTCACCATCATCGCTGCCGTTTATCAATGCAGCACGCATGGTACCATGTTCTCTGGTACCTATAGTAAGCATACGGGTATCAATTCCGGAAATTCCCGGCTTACCTTCATCTTCCATTAATTTGTAGATATTACGTGTGGAAAGGTGGTGACTTGGAGAAGGACAGGCTTCCCTTACCACAAGACCTTCGGCCTTTACGCCATCTGACTGGAAAGTTTCCTTATTGACACCATAGTTCCCTATCAAAGGGTACGTGAACATTAATATCTGACCAGTATAGGACGGGTCTGTAAGAGACTCCTCATATCCTGTGTACTGGGTAGTAAAAACAAGTTCTCCGCAAACGATACCTTCGGCACCAAAACCAGTACCTTTTAAAATTGTTCCATCTTCTAATCCTATTACTGCAGCCATCATCCGAACCTGCGAATACATGTCATGAATAGGCTATAAGCGTTACGATGGAATCTACAACTTTCAAAACAGATGTAATTGGTAGGACTATTGATTCTAAAATAATAGGGTAATAAAAGCTAATAGAACTAAAAAGAAAATTAAAGGACTGTTCTTACAGTCCTCTCAGGAAGTTCCTGAGGAACATCAC is from Methanococcoides sp. AM1 and encodes:
- a CDS encoding TrmB family transcriptional regulator — encoded protein: MDKKLLANIGLNKYESSVYCTLLKKRELEASKLSQLSRVPIGKIYEILKDLNKYGLVEIQPSRPRKYRAVDPKIAFELMYKRREEEALNELKLLKETFAEIERQLSNGDSPKHVETIFWPDEFHDNELKEMVNSFFEDIEHDICVVTPLKYKPGVSEQYDDSISIFSKAYLNLAQRGIHVKILDSYSQLLPSIKELINSIEDESVKSNFQKFMEIRILETKHDFVIFDSKTIFLDIEDQINMGTSLGMTQIHDESYTKRFKAKFDDLWAKGKRFNFT
- a CDS encoding argininosuccinate synthase is translated as MSKKVVLAYSGGLDTSICIPLLKEEYGYDEVITVAVDVGQPKEDVAQAEEKAKKISDLHFTLDVREEFVNDYIFPLIRANGDYEGYVMGTSIARPLIAKKVVEIAEQEGAVALAHGCTGKGNDQLRFEAVFRLTDMDVIAPMREMNLTREWEIEYAKEHGIPVGVTTAKPWSVDENIWSRSIEGGKLEDPGYIPPEEIYKWTASPEDAPDAQTIVIGFENGVPVSLDGEKMDGVELIEKMNVIAGTHGVGRTDMIEDRVLGLKARENYEHPAATVLLAAHKDLEKLVLTRSELKFKAMVDEQWSELAYYGLVDEPLYDDLNAFIDKTQVRVNGTVTMKLYKGSLTILARTSPAALYSEELVSFDGTSIDQKDAEGFAKYHGFQARLFRKFVDKN
- the carB gene encoding carbamoyl-phosphate synthase large subunit, which produces MAKRTDIKKILLIGSGPIMIGQGAEFDFSGSQACRSLREEGYEVVLVNSNPATIMTDPEMADAVYIEPLEAKIIAKIIEKERPDGIIAGIGGQTGLNLTSELADLGVFEKFNVELLGTSLEAIKNTEDRELFKKKMEEIGEKVPRSVAVSTLKEAEALIEELGLPLIIRPAYTLGGAGGGIAYTREQLLEISERGLRRSRINQVLIEESVLGWKEFEYEVMRDSNDTCIVICNMENLDPMGVHTGESIVVTPSQTLNDIEHQMLRTAAIKIIRALGIEGGCNIQFAAKDGEYRIVEVNPRVSRSSALASKATGYPIARVTAKIAIGMTLDQILNDVTKKTPASFEPTIDYVVTKIPRWPFDKFVTADKTLTTAMKSTGEVMSIGRTIEESLQKAVRSLDIGMKFGSKTWDQAETKTLLKTPTSERLFVIFDALKNGMSVEEVSELSGYDIFFVTKINNIVEMEKELGNRLFAGEPDIEMLRSAKQMGFTDDRIAELTGKSREEINDLRRENISATYKMVDTCAAEFAAETPYYYSCYETMCEDQPTDRKKILILGAGPIRIGQGIEFDYCTVHAVTAIRDEGLEAHIINNNPETVSTDYDTSDKLFFEPLTLEDVMNVIDREKPYGVLVQFGGQTSVNLALPLQKELDRRDDIDTIILGTSPEDIDMAEDREKFNLMMSEIDVAQPEAGYATSQEDAIEIATRIGYPVLVRPSYVLGGRAMEIVYEQSDLERYMREAVRVSPEHPILIDDFLEGAIEIDVDAVCDGKDVLIGAIMEHIEEAGVHSGDSACVIPPYSLSEETLATVRDYTRKIALVLNVKGLINIQMAEQNGKVYVLEANPRSSRTIPFVSKAVGVPLAKIAAQVIIGHTLEDLGYTELDETAVKHYSVKEVLLPFDKLPGADPVLSPEMKSTGEVMGVDYDFGRAFFKAQISADNILPLSGYVFMSIRQNDKEAFVETARKMQDAGLKLIGTKGTVNFLAEKGINMEAVMKVHEGSPNVIDMMRRDEVALIVNTPTGRQSRKDGYTIRRAAVDFKVPYITTIQSAKAAADAIVSMKEGDLAIKSINEYHKEIVRN
- the carA gene encoding glutamine-hydrolyzing carbamoyl-phosphate synthase small subunit; this encodes MMAAVIGLEDGTILKGTGFGAEGIVCGELVFTTQYTGYEESLTDPSYTGQILMFTYPLIGNYGVNKETFQSDGVKAEGLVVREACPSPSHHLSTRNIYKLMEDEGKPGISGIDTRMLTIGTREHGTMRAALINGSDDGEEAVRLAREQPDISTLDLISRVTCKEPYTIESQVKTADKKHVVLFDLGMKKNISLSLLRRGVDVTVVPANTPTSVIEDYNPDLLFLSNGPGDPQNAQNAIDVVKDLAGTMPISGICLGHQVISRALGADTYKLKFGHRGANQPVKDLESGIVHITSQNHGFAVEGDSFDDTDVTVTQINTNDNTVEGIEHNDLDIFSVQYHPEAHAGPRDTEKIFFGKVMKAMGGRI